In one Ammoniphilus sp. CFH 90114 genomic region, the following are encoded:
- a CDS encoding RraA family protein: protein MSKLGFRINSSETPRDQALVSSLKEFPTCNLADVMGRFHVMDPGIQPVDRQMKLAGHAVTVQCRPGDNLMLHKALEVAKPGDILVVNTNGNTTSAVFGELMCRTAMGAKLGGIVVDGAVRDVLALSEQGFPTFSRSVCASGCDKDGPGEINYSIASGGVSVQPGDIIVGDADGVVVIPLAEAKTVLEKVRVHMANEHKRIEEINSGVLFKPEINEILAAKGVK, encoded by the coding sequence ATGAGTAAACTAGGCTTTCGTATTAATTCAAGTGAGACTCCAAGGGATCAAGCTCTTGTTTCGTCTCTAAAGGAATTTCCAACTTGTAACCTTGCTGATGTAATGGGGAGATTTCATGTGATGGACCCAGGAATTCAACCTGTAGATCGACAGATGAAGCTAGCTGGCCATGCAGTCACTGTACAATGTCGACCAGGAGATAACCTCATGCTTCACAAGGCTCTTGAGGTGGCAAAGCCAGGGGATATCCTCGTTGTGAATACAAATGGCAATACAACGAGCGCTGTATTTGGTGAACTGATGTGTCGAACTGCGATGGGGGCTAAACTTGGTGGCATTGTCGTAGATGGTGCCGTTCGAGATGTACTTGCATTGTCGGAACAGGGCTTCCCTACTTTTTCACGCTCAGTTTGTGCAAGCGGCTGTGATAAGGATGGTCCAGGCGAGATTAATTATTCCATCGCATCTGGAGGTGTATCGGTTCAGCCGGGAGATATCATTGTTGGAGATGCAGATGGGGTAGTTGTTATTCCTCTAGCAGAGGCGAAAACCGTTCTGGAAAAAGTTCGAGTACATATGGCAAATGAACATAAACGTATTGAAGAAATTAATTCCGGAGTTCTATTTAAACCAGAGATCAACGAAATCCTAGCAGCGAAAGGGGTTAAATAA
- a CDS encoding alanine--glyoxylate aminotransferase family protein, producing the protein MLGAQDLLLMTPGPTKIPPSVQKASGQATMHHRSKPFAIMLGELLEGLKPFFGTSQPILPVHTTGRGAMEAAITNLFSQGDPILSICNGKFGGFFAEIGERYGCQVTRAFASWEEEVELSQLVKLIDSIPDLKAITVVHSDTSSGILNPIEQIAALTKKRDILLIVDGISSIGSVPFEFDKWGVDVAITASQKGLMSFPGLAFVVLNDKAWKAEQTSTLPKFYTEFKEILKSVTKPKPDTPGTTPVSLVAAVHEAVKLLTLEGKENVFKRMESNGAYLRQEMNQLGFQTYPPNLIEYSPTVSMFKVPEGYTSNDIQSFLQQHHGIFIAKGLGNYKDGFIRIGHMGDIRLSDIERTIAAVKDGLTREG; encoded by the coding sequence TTGCTTGGTGCACAAGACCTTCTTCTGATGACACCAGGGCCAACCAAAATACCGCCATCTGTACAGAAGGCGAGTGGCCAGGCGACGATGCATCATCGAAGTAAACCTTTTGCCATCATGCTTGGGGAGTTACTAGAAGGATTAAAGCCATTCTTTGGAACCTCTCAGCCGATCTTACCTGTCCATACGACAGGAAGAGGAGCGATGGAAGCGGCGATTACCAACCTTTTTTCTCAAGGGGATCCGATCTTATCCATTTGCAACGGGAAATTTGGAGGATTTTTTGCCGAGATTGGGGAGCGATACGGGTGTCAGGTGACAAGAGCTTTTGCTAGCTGGGAAGAAGAGGTTGAATTATCGCAACTGGTGAAGTTGATCGATAGCATCCCTGATCTAAAAGCGATAACAGTCGTTCACTCGGATACATCTTCCGGTATTCTGAATCCGATTGAGCAAATTGCGGCTCTAACAAAGAAGAGGGATATTCTGCTTATTGTTGATGGAATCAGTTCGATTGGCAGTGTTCCCTTCGAGTTTGACAAGTGGGGAGTCGATGTCGCGATAACAGCCTCACAAAAGGGTCTGATGAGTTTTCCAGGATTAGCTTTTGTAGTTCTAAACGATAAGGCTTGGAAGGCAGAGCAAACGAGTACGCTACCTAAGTTTTATACGGAATTTAAAGAGATCTTGAAAAGTGTTACGAAACCCAAACCGGATACTCCAGGGACCACTCCAGTTTCTTTGGTAGCAGCTGTTCATGAGGCGGTCAAACTCCTTACCTTAGAGGGGAAAGAGAATGTTTTTAAACGAATGGAAAGTAACGGTGCCTATCTCCGCCAAGAAATGAATCAGTTGGGATTTCAGACATACCCCCCAAATTTAATAGAGTACTCCCCAACAGTGTCGATGTTTAAGGTGCCAGAAGGCTATACATCCAATGATATTCAATCCTTCTTACAGCAACATCATGGGATTTTTATAGCAAAAGGTTTAGGTAACTACAAAGATGGATTTATTCGAATTGGTCATATGGGAGATATTCGTTTAAGTGACATTGAGCGTACGATTGCTGCCGTGAAGGATGGTTTAACTAGGGAGGGCTAA
- a CDS encoding 3-isopropylmalate dehydratase large subunit, with product MSGKTMIEKILSKHAGIDARAGDIVICEVDAVMGTDGSTPMAIDYFHEMQGHKVLNPEKVVFFADHYSPAPNQKTAELHQKMKRFSEQHGCQYYPTGEGIGNQVMMEKGFVHPGDIVLGADSHSCTFGALNAFACGIGSSDLAIIMISGKIWLKVPETIKVEIIGKMPSDLTAKDIAIALTREIGADGASYQTIEFHGNVIEEMTMESRFVLSNIVAEMGAKGGLMRADQTTYQWLSKRGIEHGESVDSDLDASYSRVVTLDVSKLSPQVALPHAVDYSVPIEEIQETKVDMVFIGTCTNGRMEDFREVAEILRDQELAPGVQLLIIPASREVFLQAMEEGLIQLFMQKGATIGTPGCGPCCGTGNGVPANGENIVSTANRNFIGRMGNPLANIYLASPAVAITAAIKGKIAHPREVGGSHEVRG from the coding sequence ATGTCTGGCAAAACGATGATAGAAAAAATATTAAGTAAACACGCAGGTATCGATGCACGTGCCGGGGATATTGTTATCTGTGAAGTAGATGCGGTGATGGGAACAGATGGGTCAACGCCCATGGCTATTGATTACTTCCATGAAATGCAAGGTCATAAGGTTTTGAATCCCGAAAAGGTGGTATTCTTTGCAGATCATTACTCTCCTGCACCGAATCAAAAAACGGCTGAGCTTCATCAAAAGATGAAAAGGTTTTCAGAACAACATGGTTGTCAATATTATCCTACCGGCGAAGGGATTGGCAATCAAGTGATGATGGAAAAAGGGTTTGTACACCCTGGAGATATCGTACTCGGTGCGGATTCTCATTCCTGCACCTTCGGGGCGCTGAACGCATTTGCTTGTGGGATTGGTTCATCTGACCTTGCAATTATTATGATCTCAGGAAAGATTTGGTTAAAAGTACCCGAAACGATCAAAGTTGAGATCATCGGTAAGATGCCAAGTGATCTTACGGCTAAAGATATTGCCATTGCATTAACCAGAGAGATTGGAGCAGACGGAGCAAGTTATCAGACCATTGAATTTCATGGGAATGTGATTGAGGAAATGACCATGGAATCCCGATTTGTTCTCTCGAACATTGTTGCGGAGATGGGAGCAAAGGGCGGTTTAATGAGGGCGGATCAAACCACTTATCAATGGTTGAGCAAGCGAGGAATTGAACATGGAGAGTCTGTAGATTCTGATCTGGATGCCAGCTATAGCCGAGTTGTTACCTTGGATGTATCGAAACTAAGCCCTCAAGTAGCTCTCCCCCATGCGGTAGATTATAGCGTACCAATCGAAGAGATTCAGGAGACAAAGGTAGATATGGTGTTTATCGGGACATGTACGAATGGACGGATGGAAGATTTCCGAGAAGTCGCAGAAATTCTGCGAGATCAGGAACTCGCCCCTGGAGTACAACTTCTTATTATCCCTGCATCGCGTGAGGTGTTCCTCCAAGCGATGGAGGAAGGGCTGATCCAGCTGTTCATGCAAAAAGGAGCGACCATCGGTACACCGGGATGCGGACCTTGCTGCGGTACAGGTAACGGTGTTCCCGCAAATGGAGAAAATATTGTATCGACAGCTAATCGGAATTTTATAGGTCGGATGGGGAACCCGCTGGCAAATATCTATCTTGCTTCACCGGCCGTAGCAATCACTGCTGCGATTAAAGGAAAGATCGCACATCCCAGAGAGGTAGGTGGATCCCATGAAGTTCGAGGGTAA
- the leuD gene encoding hypothetical protein (catalyzes the isomerization between 2-isopropylmalate and 3-isopropylmalate in leucine biosynthesis) — translation MKFEGKVHIVGDDINTDYIISSRRKRDSLDAHYLKQFFMEDIDSTLHQRIKDGDILVSGKNFGCGSAMEVAATVIQALGVRVIIAPSFARSFFRNGINNGLLLIEADTTQIQADDVVEVQLGEDLTHVYVRSRNVHLTSKPLPTVMQNIFNAGGIVPYFIKNNGTFIT, via the coding sequence ATGAAGTTCGAGGGTAAGGTTCATATCGTTGGTGACGATATCAATACGGACTATATCATCTCCTCGCGGAGAAAGAGGGACTCTCTTGATGCTCATTACTTGAAGCAATTCTTCATGGAGGATATCGACTCCACATTGCATCAGCGCATAAAAGACGGAGATATCCTAGTCTCCGGGAAAAATTTTGGTTGTGGTTCCGCTATGGAAGTGGCGGCGACAGTCATCCAAGCCCTAGGAGTTCGGGTCATCATCGCACCATCTTTTGCCCGTAGTTTCTTCCGAAATGGAATAAATAATGGACTCCTTCTGATTGAAGCAGACACGACTCAAATTCAAGCTGATGACGTGGTCGAAGTACAGCTAGGAGAAGATCTAACTCATGTCTACGTAAGGAGTCGAAATGTTCATTTAACCAGTAAGCCATTGCCTACTGTCATGCAAAATATATTCAATGCAGGTGGGATTGTTCCTTACTTCATCAAGAATAATGGGACATTCATTACCTAA
- a CDS encoding TRAP transporter permease, translating to MSQHHAKSGGAEERKKKISRRPLKGNLAKAVTVVAVLFGVFHLLLATGFIMLSPMEVRTTHLAFALVLGFMLVPAFRSSPIDRPSWFDWGWVGLTMVSNAYMFFRFDQLVLLGGRHTEVDILMGGLTLVVLLEGARRSVSSGLVVLAVLALLFAYFGRSMPEPFLHTGFSAERIIQHLYMTGEGIYGFILGVSSTTIVTFIIFGAFLQAVGVSEFFNDLANTIAGKSRGGPAKIATISSSLMGTVSGDTSGNVATTGTFTIPLMKKVGYKPYFAGAIECAASAGGQLMPPVMGATAFIIADTLGIPYIEIAVAAILPAILYYVGVFATIHFRALSQGLKGMEDSMVPKFKEVVPKAYLVLPVVGIVYLLLKEYDPVYSAFWGGIVFTVILSFFKKETRMTWHKTVEILEQAARTTMGVAIACAVVGIVVGVASLSGVTITVADSVLQLTGGMLLPTLLLTMVVAMIMGMGLPTTACYVLTSISAAPILTMLGVPMLTAHLFVLYYGVLSALTPPVATGAYTAAGLAGAEPTKVGLASLRVALAGFVVPFLFIYHPSLLLGQEYSFSEAIVPFIFSASGIIFIAAGIEGHFKWKINWIGRLLLVSSGILLVFPEMITSLIGFALAAAALIPITKLGKNYSDDLPMTKSS from the coding sequence TTGTCACAACATCACGCAAAGAGCGGAGGAGCAGAAGAACGAAAGAAGAAAATAAGCAGAAGGCCGTTGAAGGGAAACTTGGCAAAAGCAGTTACGGTTGTAGCCGTGCTGTTTGGAGTCTTTCATCTGCTGTTAGCAACAGGTTTTATCATGCTTTCGCCCATGGAAGTAAGAACGACCCACTTAGCTTTCGCTCTTGTTTTAGGTTTTATGTTAGTCCCTGCGTTCAGGAGTTCGCCGATTGACCGGCCAAGTTGGTTTGACTGGGGATGGGTGGGCCTTACGATGGTATCAAATGCCTACATGTTCTTTCGTTTCGATCAACTGGTATTACTGGGTGGTCGACATACGGAAGTGGATATCTTGATGGGTGGGTTGACGTTGGTTGTTCTCTTGGAAGGGGCACGTCGAAGTGTTTCCTCTGGATTAGTTGTTCTGGCTGTACTTGCCTTACTTTTCGCCTACTTTGGCAGAAGTATGCCTGAGCCGTTTCTTCATACTGGATTCTCAGCGGAAAGAATCATTCAGCATCTGTATATGACCGGAGAAGGAATATACGGATTTATCCTTGGGGTTTCGTCCACCACCATTGTGACGTTTATTATTTTTGGCGCTTTCTTGCAAGCTGTTGGAGTATCGGAGTTTTTCAATGATCTTGCCAATACGATTGCAGGTAAGAGTCGTGGAGGTCCTGCTAAGATTGCCACGATCTCGAGTTCCTTGATGGGGACGGTGAGTGGGGATACGTCAGGGAATGTCGCAACGACCGGTACCTTTACCATCCCATTGATGAAAAAAGTAGGGTACAAACCTTATTTTGCAGGCGCCATTGAATGTGCAGCTTCAGCTGGTGGGCAATTAATGCCTCCTGTGATGGGGGCAACAGCCTTTATTATCGCGGATACGTTAGGTATTCCTTATATCGAAATAGCTGTTGCGGCGATTTTACCGGCGATTCTCTACTATGTCGGGGTATTCGCTACCATTCACTTCCGAGCGTTATCTCAAGGGTTAAAAGGAATGGAAGATTCCATGGTACCTAAATTTAAAGAAGTTGTTCCAAAAGCTTACTTAGTCCTTCCAGTTGTAGGAATTGTCTACCTGTTATTAAAGGAATATGATCCGGTATACTCCGCCTTTTGGGGTGGGATCGTCTTTACCGTGATTTTAAGCTTCTTTAAGAAAGAGACGCGAATGACATGGCATAAAACAGTGGAAATTTTAGAACAGGCCGCACGCACCACGATGGGTGTGGCGATAGCTTGCGCTGTGGTGGGGATCGTTGTAGGAGTAGCTTCTCTTTCGGGTGTAACGATCACCGTTGCGGATTCCGTTCTGCAGCTTACGGGTGGTATGTTGTTGCCCACGCTTTTGCTAACGATGGTTGTAGCCATGATTATGGGAATGGGTCTTCCCACAACAGCGTGCTATGTTCTCACAAGTATTAGTGCGGCTCCCATCTTAACGATGTTAGGCGTGCCGATGCTCACGGCTCACTTGTTCGTTCTGTACTATGGGGTCTTATCTGCTTTAACTCCACCGGTAGCGACGGGAGCTTATACGGCAGCAGGTCTAGCAGGAGCGGAACCTACGAAAGTGGGTTTAGCCTCTCTTCGTGTCGCGTTAGCAGGATTCGTGGTTCCCTTCTTGTTTATCTATCATCCAAGTCTCTTATTGGGGCAGGAATATAGTTTTTCTGAGGCGATTGTTCCATTTATCTTTAGTGCTTCTGGTATTATCTTCATCGCTGCAGGGATCGAAGGTCACTTTAAATGGAAGATCAACTGGATAGGCAGACTCTTGCTCGTCTCAAGTGGAATCTTGTTGGTTTTCCCAGAAATGATTACAAGTCTCATAGGATTTGCCTTGGCAGCAGCTGCATTAATTCCGATTACCAAATTAGGCAAGAATTATTCAGACGATTTACCGATGACAAAATCATCTTAA
- a CDS encoding TAXI family TRAP transporter solute-binding subunit, whose product MKRSLTFLLAVLLVLGLTACGSSSTTPTTAPETKGEESKPSAETAQQQAPKSDEKVFIRIGTASLGGNFFPMGTALALAFEETIDNVKATGQATGGSSFNLTALDKKELEVGLSQSVAVASAINGTGSFEGAPLDSIATIANYHPTPSHIIIRKKANVKSFEDLKGKSLEMLAIGDGNEANAKKLLEALGIGWDEIKPVYSGNRVQAASALKTGKVDGIIDAAGLGSSWLVDVLGDGEDFDFIALTDEEIAKVTAKYPEFSKMNIPAATYKGQDQEIQAVANWTTINVRKDMDEELAYQITKAIFVNLDLLKERHDYFKSMSLETAPHDVVAPLHPGAEKYYKEVGALK is encoded by the coding sequence ATGAAGAGAAGTCTTACTTTTTTGCTTGCTGTCTTGTTGGTATTAGGTTTAACTGCATGTGGTTCTAGTTCCACCACTCCAACTACGGCACCCGAAACTAAAGGTGAGGAATCAAAACCATCTGCAGAAACCGCGCAGCAACAAGCTCCGAAATCGGATGAAAAGGTTTTTATCAGAATTGGAACAGCAAGCTTAGGGGGCAACTTTTTCCCTATGGGTACCGCGTTAGCATTAGCATTTGAAGAGACAATAGATAACGTAAAAGCCACTGGTCAAGCCACCGGTGGATCCTCTTTCAATCTGACTGCGCTGGATAAAAAGGAACTAGAGGTAGGCTTGTCACAAAGTGTTGCTGTTGCTTCTGCTATCAATGGAACAGGATCGTTTGAGGGTGCCCCTCTAGATTCTATTGCCACGATTGCAAACTACCATCCAACACCAAGTCATATCATCATCAGAAAAAAAGCGAACGTTAAGAGCTTTGAAGATCTAAAAGGAAAAAGTCTGGAAATGTTAGCCATCGGTGACGGAAACGAAGCAAACGCAAAGAAACTATTAGAAGCGTTGGGGATAGGCTGGGATGAAATCAAACCAGTTTATAGCGGAAATCGTGTGCAAGCCGCATCTGCTTTAAAAACGGGGAAGGTGGATGGAATTATTGATGCAGCAGGTCTAGGTAGTTCATGGCTCGTCGACGTACTCGGAGATGGAGAGGATTTTGATTTTATCGCTTTAACTGACGAAGAGATTGCGAAGGTCACCGCTAAGTATCCAGAGTTCTCGAAGATGAATATCCCAGCTGCCACGTACAAAGGCCAAGATCAAGAAATCCAAGCCGTAGCCAACTGGACAACAATTAATGTTCGTAAAGACATGGACGAAGAACTAGCCTACCAAATAACAAAAGCAATTTTTGTCAACCTTGACCTATTAAAAGAAAGACATGATTACTTTAAATCGATGAGCTTAGAGACCGCGCCACATGATGTTGTAGCTCCGTTACATCCAGGGGCGGAAAAGTACTATAAGGAAGTTGGGGCGCTGAAATAA
- a CDS encoding RNA polymerase sigma factor, which yields MKDDFMDLYDQSYEDVYRYVLFKVGNKWDADDLVSEIFRKAFERFNRLQHANAKAWLMTIARNTVIDHYRKKKDLAVGEDLDGFSYPVLFEEALEKQDDLQCLKKSLKSLDKEELEIVNLHYFSEMKYKEIGSIIGKSESAVKMKASRMIKKIGLFVKHCLEGASYE from the coding sequence TTGAAGGATGATTTTATGGATCTATATGATCAATCGTACGAGGATGTATACCGTTATGTGTTATTTAAGGTAGGAAATAAGTGGGACGCTGATGATCTTGTCAGCGAAATTTTCCGAAAAGCCTTTGAGCGGTTTAATCGGCTTCAGCATGCCAATGCCAAGGCTTGGCTGATGACCATAGCTCGCAACACCGTCATTGATCATTACCGAAAAAAGAAGGATCTGGCAGTTGGGGAAGACCTTGATGGCTTTAGCTATCCCGTCCTTTTTGAAGAGGCACTAGAGAAGCAGGATGATCTTCAGTGTTTGAAGAAATCCCTAAAATCCTTAGACAAAGAAGAACTAGAAATCGTGAATTTGCATTATTTCTCTGAGATGAAATACAAGGAAATCGGCTCCATTATCGGAAAGTCCGAATCTGCCGTCAAAATGAAAGCTTCTCGGATGATCAAGAAAATAGGGTTATTTGTAAAGCATTGCTTGGAGGGAGCCTCTTATGAATGA